A portion of the Acidisoma sp. PAMC 29798 genome contains these proteins:
- the speB gene encoding agmatinase: protein MSDDETDTNLQRLRGKYVGLSGGHVFDPHFKEIAAKTISADGRRKLPYSDPATFLDATYRQDAFGRADGFADLDVALIGVPMDLGVTNRTGCRLGPRAVRSVERIGPYEHVLKVAPLAMLRVADVGDVPLRSRYSLESCHEDIEAALRTVIQAGVVPLSVGGDHSMTQAILRAVGEKRPVGLIHIDAHADTAGSYEGSRFHHGGPFRHAVLDGMIDPRRALQIGIRGTAEYLYEFSTDSGMTLVHAEEVEEHGMRHYVDVARKLVGDGPFYVSFDIDSVDPGFAPGTGTPEVGGLMPREVLTLLRGLRGLNIIGGDVVEVAPQYDPTSNTAQIAAQVLFELLCLVALRG from the coding sequence ATGTCGGACGACGAGACGGACACCAACCTCCAGCGGCTGCGGGGCAAATATGTCGGCCTCAGCGGCGGCCATGTCTTCGATCCGCATTTTAAGGAAATCGCTGCCAAGACCATCAGCGCCGATGGGCGCCGAAAACTGCCCTATTCCGATCCGGCGACGTTCCTGGATGCGACCTATCGCCAGGATGCTTTCGGACGCGCGGACGGCTTCGCGGATCTGGATGTCGCGCTGATCGGCGTGCCGATGGATCTCGGCGTCACCAACCGCACCGGCTGCCGGCTCGGGCCACGCGCCGTGCGGTCCGTCGAGCGGATCGGACCTTATGAGCATGTGCTGAAGGTGGCGCCTCTGGCGATGCTTCGGGTGGCAGATGTGGGCGATGTGCCGCTCCGCTCCCGCTACAGCCTGGAAAGCTGCCACGAGGATATCGAGGCGGCGCTGCGCACGGTGATCCAAGCCGGCGTGGTGCCGCTTTCCGTGGGTGGCGATCATTCCATGACCCAGGCAATCTTGCGGGCGGTGGGCGAAAAGCGCCCGGTCGGGCTGATCCATATCGATGCCCATGCCGATACCGCCGGATCTTATGAAGGGTCGCGCTTCCACCATGGCGGGCCGTTCCGCCATGCCGTGCTGGATGGCATGATCGATCCGCGCCGCGCCTTGCAGATCGGCATCCGGGGCACGGCCGAATATCTGTATGAGTTCTCGACCGATAGCGGCATGACCCTGGTCCATGCCGAGGAAGTCGAGGAACACGGCATGCGCCATTACGTGGATGTCGCCCGCAAACTGGTCGGCGACGGACCCTTCTACGTGTCTTTCGACATCGACTCCGTCGATCCCGGCTTTGCGCCCGGCACCGGCACGCCGGAGGTTGGCGGGCTGATGCCGCGCGAGGTTCTGACGCTGTTGCGCGGCTTGCGTGGCCTCAACATCATCGGGGGCGACGTGGTCGAGGTCGCGCCGCAATACGACCCCACGAGCAATACGGCGCAGATCGCGGCGCAGGTGCTATTCGAGCTGCTATGCTTGGTGGCGCTGCGAGGTTGA
- the sufB gene encoding Fe-S cluster assembly protein SufB, with product MPAVAETLDTVRTVTGSTYKWGFETELEMDIAPKGLNEGTIRLISERKGEPAWLLAWRLKAFAAWKTMAEPHWAKAAYPKIDYQDIHYYAAPKKGGGPKSLEEVDPELLRTYEKLGIPLKEQALLAGVEPSPEDRLPMAVDAVFDSVSVATTFQSTLKKSGVIFCPISEAVREHPELVQQYLGSVVPAGDNYFAALNSAVFTDGSFVFIPKGVKCPMELSTYFRINARNTGQFERTLIICEDGASVSYLEGCTAPMRDENQLHAAVVELVAMDDAKIKYSTVQNWYPGDANGLGGIYNFVTKRGACRGARSHISWTQVETGSAITWKYPSCILQGDDSVGEFYSVAVTNNHQQADTGTKMIHIGRNTKSTIIAKTISAGHSDSTYRGLVRMMPKAQNARNFTQCDSLLIGDQCGAHTVPYIESRNATAKIEHEATTSKIAEDQLFYCRSRGLSQEDAVGLIVNGFCKDVLKELPMEFAVEAQKLLAISLEGSVG from the coding sequence ATGCCAGCAGTCGCCGAGACCTTAGACACCGTTCGCACCGTCACCGGCTCCACATACAAGTGGGGTTTCGAGACGGAACTCGAAATGGATATTGCCCCCAAGGGGCTCAATGAAGGCACCATCCGTCTCATCTCCGAGCGGAAGGGCGAACCGGCCTGGCTGCTCGCCTGGCGTCTGAAGGCCTTTGCCGCCTGGAAGACGATGGCAGAGCCGCATTGGGCCAAGGCCGCCTATCCCAAGATCGATTACCAGGACATCCATTATTACGCGGCCCCCAAGAAGGGTGGCGGTCCCAAGAGCTTGGAAGAAGTCGATCCCGAGCTGCTGCGCACCTATGAAAAGCTCGGTATTCCGTTGAAGGAGCAGGCGCTGCTCGCGGGCGTGGAGCCGAGCCCGGAAGACCGTCTGCCGATGGCCGTCGATGCCGTGTTCGACAGCGTGTCCGTGGCAACCACCTTCCAGTCCACGCTGAAGAAGTCGGGCGTCATCTTCTGCCCGATCAGCGAAGCGGTGCGCGAGCATCCCGAACTGGTGCAGCAGTATCTCGGCAGCGTCGTGCCGGCCGGCGACAACTACTTCGCCGCCCTGAACTCGGCCGTGTTCACCGATGGTAGCTTCGTCTTCATCCCCAAGGGCGTGAAATGCCCGATGGAGCTGTCCACCTATTTCCGCATCAATGCGCGCAATACCGGGCAGTTCGAGCGGACGCTGATCATCTGCGAAGATGGCGCCTCAGTCAGCTATCTCGAAGGCTGCACCGCGCCGATGCGGGACGAGAACCAGCTCCATGCGGCGGTGGTGGAACTCGTGGCGATGGATGACGCCAAGATCAAATACAGCACTGTGCAGAACTGGTATCCGGGTGATGCGAATGGCCTCGGCGGCATCTACAACTTCGTGACGAAGCGCGGCGCCTGCCGTGGTGCGCGCAGCCATATCAGCTGGACCCAGGTCGAGACCGGATCGGCCATCACCTGGAAATACCCGTCCTGCATCCTGCAAGGCGATGACAGCGTCGGGGAGTTCTACTCCGTGGCCGTCACCAATAATCATCAGCAGGCCGATACCGGCACGAAGATGATCCATATCGGCCGCAACACGAAAAGCACGATCATCGCCAAGACGATCAGTGCCGGCCATTCGGACAGCACCTATCGCGGTCTCGTGCGCATGATGCCCAAGGCACAGAATGCACGGAACTTTACACAATGCGACAGCCTGCTGATCGGCGATCAGTGTGGGGCGCATACCGTGCCCTATATCGAAAGCCGCAATGCGACGGCGAAGATCGAGCATGAGGCGACGACCTCCAAGATCGCCGAGGATCAGCTTTTCTATTGCCGCAGCCGTGGCCTGTCGCAGGAAGATGCGGTCGGTCTGATCGTCAATGGCTTCTGCAAAGACGTGCTGAAGGAGCTGCCGATGGAATTCGCCGTGGAAGCTCAGAAGTTGCTGGCCATCAGCCTCGAAGGCTCGGTGGGTTGA
- the sufC gene encoding Fe-S cluster assembly ATPase SufC: MLEIRGLTATIDGKTILNGIDLTIPAGEIHAVMGPNGAGKSTLSYVLSGREGYDVTGGTATFFGQDILAMEPEERAAAGLFLAFQYPVELPGVGNANFLRTALNSIRRARGEPEMDAVQFLKMARAAVKQLAMSEDMLKRNVNVGFSGGEKKRNEVLQMAVLKPKLAILDETDSGLDIDALRIVADGVNSQRGPAFSALVITHYQRLLDYIVPDRVHILAAGRIVRSGGPELAKELELHGYVDLIGEAAEAA, encoded by the coding sequence ATGCTCGAAATTCGCGGCCTGACCGCCACCATCGACGGCAAGACGATCCTCAATGGAATCGATCTCACCATTCCCGCAGGCGAAATCCACGCGGTCATGGGTCCCAACGGCGCCGGCAAATCGACGCTGTCCTACGTCCTGTCGGGGCGTGAGGGCTATGACGTGACGGGTGGCACCGCGACCTTCTTCGGCCAGGATATTCTGGCCATGGAGCCGGAGGAGCGTGCGGCGGCCGGCCTGTTCCTCGCCTTCCAATATCCGGTCGAGCTGCCGGGCGTCGGCAATGCCAATTTCCTGCGCACCGCCCTGAACTCCATCCGCCGCGCCCGTGGCGAGCCTGAGATGGACGCCGTTCAGTTCCTCAAGATGGCGCGCGCCGCCGTCAAGCAACTCGCGATGTCGGAAGATATGCTCAAGCGCAATGTCAATGTCGGCTTTTCCGGCGGCGAGAAGAAGCGCAACGAAGTGCTGCAGATGGCGGTGCTGAAGCCAAAGCTCGCGATCCTGGACGAGACCGATAGCGGCCTCGACATCGACGCGCTGCGCATCGTGGCGGATGGCGTGAACTCCCAGCGCGGGCCGGCGTTTTCGGCCCTCGTCATCACCCATTACCAGCGCCTGCTCGACTATATCGTGCCCGACCGCGTGCATATCCTGGCAGCCGGTCGCATCGTGCGCTCTGGCGGCCCGGAACTCGCCAAGGAACTCGAACTGCACGGCTATGTCGATCTCATCGGCGAGGCGGCGGAGGCGGCCTGA
- a CDS encoding SUF system Fe-S cluster assembly regulator, protein MLKLSKLTDYAVVVLVRLSEEGSIQTSGGIATKTGVPEPTVAKVLKIMTAAGLVLSHRGARGGYRLARPLSAIPIADVIAAVDGPIALTACVEHSVTSCEASSLCPVKGRWDAVNTAILDALSGISLAEMRGAPMFMPLPQRSMPDHAPVTAFVE, encoded by the coding sequence ATGTTGAAGTTGTCGAAACTCACCGATTACGCGGTTGTGGTGCTGGTTCGGCTCTCGGAAGAGGGCAGCATCCAGACCTCCGGTGGAATCGCGACCAAGACCGGCGTGCCCGAGCCGACGGTCGCCAAGGTGCTCAAGATCATGACCGCCGCTGGCCTCGTGCTGTCCCATCGTGGGGCGCGCGGCGGTTACCGGCTTGCGCGGCCCTTGTCGGCTATCCCCATCGCCGATGTGATCGCGGCGGTGGACGGCCCGATCGCCTTGACCGCTTGCGTCGAGCATTCGGTGACCAGTTGTGAGGCGTCCAGCCTCTGTCCGGTCAAAGGGCGCTGGGATGCGGTGAACACCGCCATCCTCGATGCGCTTTCCGGCATCAGCCTGGCCGAGATGCGGGGGGCGCCGATGTTCATGCCCTTGCCGCAACGTTCTATGCCAGATCATGCCCCCGTCACTGCGTTCGTAGAGTGA